The genomic region TCAAGGTATGTTATGTATGAAGACTGGGAAGCCCTATTGGAAGGCCACGCACAGAATAAGATGAGAGCAGATGTTGAGGATTATGATGAAATTCTGTTTTTGTGGGGAATTCAAAAGTTAAATGGAGATTTCCCAAGCAAAGTGGTAGACCAATTGGCAAAGTGTTGTGAAGCCTATCGCCAAGTTATTGTGGCATTAAGAGAGAAAGCGTGCCGCTGTTTAGTCAGAGTTATCACCTACAGAACAACAGAAAGACACGTAGACCACATTAACTGTGGGTTTGGGTTGTATGGCATGACCAGAACTTGCGTTGTTGAAGTTCCAGACGTCACATTTCAGATGATTGACCTCAGCTCTTCCAGTTCCCTGGATATCTCAGTGCTAGCAGATGTTCTTGTCAAGTACAAAGTTGTGGACTATCCAGAAGTTTGCATCAGTCAAGGAAGAACTTACGTGGCTGAAATCAGACGCACACCTTTTGTAGATTCGGACCACAGCCAACCTGTAAGATCTCTCCAGAAGTCAGAAACATTCACTTTGCACACTTCTGATCCGTACACAGCGAAAGATTTGTCTGCTGAATTATCCACCAGCCCTGCTACTCAGCTTGACAAGTGGAGTGTTGAAATTCAACTGGATAAAATATGTCTCCACTCAGAAGATTATTTTCCCATCAGTGTTTCTAGTCATAATTTTGGCAATACGCTGTATTGGAATTCACAAGCAGTAGACAAACACAGACTTTTAGCTCTTGATTTCTGTGGCACGGTAACAGCAACAGGCATTGATGTGAAGAAAgttaaagtgggagatcacgtgGTTTCATGTTATCCAGCCGCTGCATCATCCAGAGTTCGGATTCCAGGAACAGCTTGTTTCAATGTAAAGAAATTCCCATGCTTTCAGATTGTCCCCTGTATGTCATACTTTATCATTGCGTGGGAAATCTTAAATCAGAGGTTACCCAAGGGACAACTGGGCAGAACACTGGGTATTATTTCTACAGAGCCATCATCAGTTTTGTGCCATGTTCTTTCTGCATCAGCAGAAGAGATGGGCTGGAGAACAGCACTTGCAAGGCCCACTCCTGATAAGTTCGAGTATATAAAATCATGCAATGCCCTTGTTGTTCTTCCTCCAGTAAGCAGATTGTCTCAGGAGGACCTTGCCCACATGTACTTTCTTAAAGATGTGGTGATAGTGCGTGGCAGTCGCCAGTCTGAATGTATCCAGAATGTCAGCGACATTGATCATGAAAATATCAGCTTTCATATCCTTACACTTACCAGCATTTTCCAGAAAGCATCTCTAAAGGAATTGCACAAGACTGTGCATGCGTGGATCAGGTCCATGGATATGAAACGGTTTAGACATCTATCAGGTTCTGTTTTTCAGCAGACTGAGAACTTTGAAAGAATGAACTCGGTGATGTCCTATTTTACCTGCAAATCCGTCCCACTTGCTGTACTGAGAAGGCAGAAGGACATCACAGTGCTTTCAGATATACCGTTGTACGAATCCCAAAAGAAGTTGTTTAAGCAGAATGCTGTTTATATAGTAGTCGGGGGGCTCACTGGACTTGGCTTTGAAACAGTGAAATTCATAGCTGAGAATGGAGGAGGGGGTATTGCAATACTCTCCAGGAAAATTCCAAGCCGTGAGAAGCAAGAAGAGATGGATGCTTTGCAGCAGCAGTATAAAGGGAGCAAAGTAGTGTTTGTGCAGTGTGATGTTACCTCAACCAGGGACGTTGAGAATGCTTTCCAGTCCATCACAAACATCTTTGCAGGGAGCCCAGTCAAAGGTGTGTTTCAAAGTGCTGTTGTTTTACATGATGGCCGTCTTGAAGTTCTGAACTTGGCTGACTTTCAGAAAGTGCTGAACCCAAAAGTAGCAGGGACCCTAAATCTTCATTGGGCTACCAGAGGCCAGGAGCTTGACTACTTTGTGTGCTACTCCTCCGTTACTTCCTTTCTTGGAAATTCTACCCAGGCAAACTATGCAGCTGCAAACTCCTTCTTGGACGTCTTCTGCCTCTACAGGAGGAACTGTGGGCTTTCCGGCCAATCCATTAACTGGGGTGCTTTGAACCTTGGCATACTGCTCAATCAAAACCATATTCAGAATATTCTGGAATCCAAGGGCATAGACATTCTGCAAGTGCATGAAATTCATGAATATCTGAGGAAGAGCTTACTTACAAATAACCCACAGCAAGCTGTCGTCAAATTAAACTTTCAAACTTTATATCATCATGTTTTTTCTCAGATTATTTCACTCAAAAGTCGCTTTCAGTCACTTATGTCTGAAGAATTCAGGAACAAGCTTGAATCCTTTGAAGTAACTCAGGTCCAGGATACTGCCTTAATCAAATCCGAAGACTTTATCACCTCACTGGTGAGTGACCTCACCAGACTGAGCCCAGATGAACTAACCATGAATACACCACTTTCATCATTGGGTGTAGACTCTATGTTAGCTATGACAATTCAGAACCGTGTCTTTCAAGAGAGGAAGGTGGACATACCTCTTCTGAAACTGCTTGATCCTCACACAACTCTGTCAAGTTTAGTAGTTCTTCTAGAAGAAAAAAGCAATGCAAATGGAATagttgaggaaaaaaatgttgtggTTGAAAGTGCAGAAAATGGGAGCTGGctctaaaatcatagaatgtcctgagttggaagggacccacaaggatcatcgagttcaactcttgtccctgcatgtgacaaccccacagttcacaccatgtgtctgagggctttgtccaaatgcttcttgaacaccatcaggcttggggccgtgacacctccctggggagcctgttccagggtagAACACCTGGCGATGCTGAAAGCATTCTTCTGTGTCAACGCAGAAAAACCTACACCAGGTTCTTCTACCACTGCTTTAGCTGTTTGAATTTCAGTCAATGGTTTGACTTGTTACTTTCAATACTTTTGCccttatttttcaatattttaaagtgGAAATAGGAAGGTTAATACATATATACTGTAATTCGGTAAATTTGTACATTCAATGCATATTGCATTACTTAAATTGTATTGAAGTATTGAGGAAAATTATGTGCTTTCATTTCTAAATTATTAATGGACATGTAAAGTAGCATATGTGCATAacatttctgtgattttaatatTCTAATGTATTATTCTTTTTTTGCATATTATcaaatgtgtataaatacatGTGTCTTTTTGAAAGACTTCTAGATATCATGAATTCCAAAGGTTTCttttcaaaaaatgaaatttaattttttcttttgtctgcaaaaatattttaaatctaccACTTGCAAAGCATACAGTAAACCAACTagttttctttattaatttacCATCTTTTATGGGAGCCCAAATAAACAAGAATcgtaaaaaagtttaaaaagcaaGACTTAAAGTGTATCTTtgtcttgttttaattttttgttcctCATTGTCATAGCTTAGCCCCAGGCCCAGCTGGCAGCTAAAACCACATCCTTCTACtcagtctggggaactgcctgctggaaactggagcagcatgTTTGCTGGCATAATCTCCTCTTGCAGTTGTCTTTCCTTTctactcatgtacccatgcctctaggactgaggtaggttgcccatcccacctcctcatgtcTTCTCCATGGTCACCCAGGAAAAGCCACAGGGTGCCTGGTTTTGTATACCCTTTATATCCTCTCTCTTGATCGAAGAGATGCTCATTCCGAGTAACCGAGACCCTAAGCCATACAGGTGGGGAGCGGAACCTGTCTTCAAAGCACTGGAACTCCCAGgataatttttcagctagcacgtctggcagtttctccacagctgagatgcAGGCGCGCAGGCAGGAATATAAGACTTCCCTCATATCGCTGGAGCTGGCCAGCCAATTAATCCACgatttgtccctcgccttctttccaggacattactgccactgagctggcacAGGACGATGGTGCACTCTGCAAGAACTTCTGCCACATGGGTTGTGTGCACCGGATTTCATTGGGATCTGTGGGTAAATAGTCATCATTGATgtcattataaatcacctccagaacagctagaaccctcaggtactggatacctttctccatggtggttcacttgcctgggtgacaggtaacctCTTCCTTGAAGgggtacctttccttcacacccgacagaagtcacctccagaggctaagggtttgtgtcttttttctaatcgccttgtcaatgccccctTCCCTAGACAGGGAATGTAGTTGCTCAGCTTCCCTACCCTCTAATTCCACGCTACCAGCCCCGTTATCCCAGCATTGGAGCAGCCAAGCAGCGATGTGCTCACCCGTTTCATGTATCTTGCAGCTCACCTGGGGACAGAGATCAGGTgattatctctggttctgcctcctcctcctgctcttgtGATGGGGCCAGGTTATCATCTTCCCTCAccaagcaaactgatttctttgtgtattaCTTCTTCTGGGGAGGGGCAACTGATACAGACAcgggttggttctctgattcagctgTAGCACCTGCTGTTAGGGTTTGAgcagccacagtgcctgtcactgggctctgagcagctgcagcattTGGTGCAAGGGTGGGAGTAGGCATAGTGCCTGTCGGTTAGTTACCCCCTTTTTGCTCTGGGAGCACCGCCTGGTGTTGAGCCGTATTTGATAGATACTGACCAGGGCCCAGGACAGTGCAGTAAGTTATGTTTCTTTGGACTAGCCAGAGCATCTTCCTTTTAAATATTCTATCATGTCATcagggtcctgcagttgttcagaagTGAAACTCCAAATCGTTGGAGGTGAGAAATTCTCTAGAtacctgcccatgttttcccacatgtTGTTCCACCCACGACCATCCAGCCTTGGgacaaatctatgggtgatatacTTAACACAGCCTTTTGTAATTCTGTATATGACctgacacacattcagaagacatagcAATAAGAGCATGCTAACTTGAATAGCCCCGGGGTGTTCAAAATCCTCAAACACTGCTGCACcgaagcaggaggaaaaaagggaggtgaagaaaggggaaaaaattcccCAACTCCTCGGTCTTCTCCACaaactgggtgcaattactaatcagtTCCGAGAGATGGCAACCTAGGTATGGAAATAGCAACAAtagcttataaaaataccaataaagATATGTAAGAAATGAAATATAGCTTACAAAAATACCAATAAAGATATGTAAGAAATGAAATCATGCTCTCATAGGTGAATGTCATACAAGACAGCAATATGATAAACTTAATCTTCCCCAATGTCCCAAACAGCACCATAGGAAACACACGGGGCAAGTAGGAATTCAGATGACACAGCCATGTGGGCTAACAACAAAACATCGTGACCACTGAACTAATAGAATAAACTTTAACACACTCTGCTCAGCTCTGGCTTTATCCCAATCCTGGCTCGCCAAAGAAGGACTGTCGTAGTTTAGCTCCAGCCGGCAGCTAAAACCACGTACCGCTCGCTCACCCTTCCCCCGCGCCCTGTGGGATGGAGCGGAGAATCAGAAAACAAGGGCAAAACCCGTGGGGTGGGATGAGAACCATTTAACAGAATAGCGAAGAAAAGAACCCGAACGAGCAAGTAACGACAGAACCCCAAAAGCGACGGGCACACAGCGCGCCCCGCccggcagcgccccctgccggcagCGCTGAGCAAGGCTCGCACCGCAGCTCGCGCTCAAACCGCCCCCCCCAGAACCGCGGCTGGAGCCCGAAACACAAAAGCACCAACCCCGTGGGCAAGAAGAAGCCGATCGACCGACAGCAAAAGGGACAGAGAGACAGAACAGCCCCGGCTTCTCTCAGCTTTATACCCAACCTTGACCTCGTGTGCATATTTGGCATCTCTTTTTGCAGTAATAAACGTTAATTTTAATGTTGtgtattggttttctttttattcacTGCAAATTGTTATAAATTGTAATACCAAGTTCCTTACTATGTAAATTGAAGTGTATAAAACATTTAAACTTGTAAATAAATTTAAGAATTCTGGCAAAAATGCTTTCTCTCTACTTAGATTTCTAGGGAATGTTCTCCACAgaaattcagacttttttttgaTTGCTGTTGAGTAGCGGGACTTGGATGGAAACTTTTCCAGCTAAATAATGTGCATCTGAATttagaaacaaaggcaaaaatctTTTTTGAAGTCACTGAAATCTGTATTGAATAATCTGGTTTGGGGGGCAAGTCTATGAGgtctaatttatttttctcattcgAAAGCTTCTTGCTCTATGCAAAAAAGCGAGTCCTGCTCCTTTTCTCCATTAAGATGCCTTTCTCTGGTACTGGCCCATGTGAGTGCATTATCTGCTCCTGCAGCAATCAGTGCAGAGATGGCTGGATCATTTGCCCTAATAAAAGCACTAATATGGACATTGAATCATTTAATGGGAGAAGTGAGGACTCTGCTGCatggggttgggttttttcaattttgtttttcttgaaccGAGCTTTGTGTTTGTGCCCTGTGCTGGCAATGTGATGCTGCTGCCTGGAACACTGAGATTCACTGATGCACCATGCGGGCTGTAGTAGTGCTGGGGTTTGACATCTACCTCAGGAGCACATTTCTGAGATTGATACTGGTTTTCCGTCTTTGACAACTATTCCAAGAACTATTTCTCCTGTGAATAAAATTGCTCTCCAACTCTGGAGTGTTGCAAGATCTGTAACTTTTAGTAAACGTTTCTACTATTACAGAGCTACTCTCACAGTAGAATATTCAGCTGCCCTAGTGATGAAACAACACGCACTGATTTGCTTTGAGTGCCTTTCTGGTAGGAAGGTTATACAGAAAAACAGGaacacaaagaaaacacaacattCTTTGGAAATAGAAATTGGCAGGAAAGTTCAGGTTACCTTTTGCAAATAATTTCATACAAGACATCCAGCTGTCATAGGTAGAGGGGTGGGTGATCAGGCAATCagtgggtttgttttgatttttaatctCCACAAAGCAAAAAAGCTATGGCTCTAGGACCTAGGGATAAAAGATGCATCAGCTGAAGTGCGCTTCTGTTTTTAAGCACATGAAGTACTCCAAAAACAGCTTTGTGCttgatttcattttgcttttacaaAGGGATATATGACATGTCATAAGGATGACTGTAGTTGTTACTCTTCAGAGCATCTCtctaaaagttttatttttgtccatcACTGTACTGTCTGAACAACTAACAAAGTAGTATTCATATATTCATAGCAAAGATTCAAGTAAACTCCATGTGGTCTCtggcagcttttttttcccccagtttgaAAAACCCTGCACAAGATCAAAATGTTATGGTAAGTTCTGGATTTTgattttagtttcattttctgtGGCAGCGTAGTCAATAACAGCTTTTGGACAGAAAGTTGTCAGTGTTCTTTGATAAATGCTTTTGTTGCAATCCAGATGCAGCCCATACTGAGGAGCTGGTCACACAATTTCTTCTTGGCTGTCAGTGATTTATCTAGGGCTTTGTTATGTAGCTTTCATAATGACTCTAAATTGAAATATTTAATGCCTGTAGACTAGGATTCGCTGCTTGGAAAATTAGTGTCAGTACTTCGTTTGTCCTGGAAGTTAATTTCTCAATGACTTGTTTTCCAGTCTACTGTCCCCATGAAGAGAGACAGCAGGAAGGACAGAAGGATTCTGCCCTGGCTACTGGGCCTCACGCAACTGGCCAGAAACCTGCACAGAACAGAGGCAGACCCGGCTTTGTGACACTTGCTGCGTCTCTCAGAAGAAACACGCCACAGCGGTAGATTTAGACTGAATGGTTTAATATCTCCTAGACCAATTTTTCCAAAATTACAAACAACAGTTACCACCATTTGTTTATTTCTAACAGGTAGCTCGTTAGACTGGAAACAAATTATGAATTGACTTCTCATACAGTGTCTTGTCCCTACAGGTTCAAAGACCACCCAATACACTATTAGCTGTTATTTCAGTGAAAGGTCCTCTGCTCTATCAACGCTTCACAGGATGCATTGTCTCTGATGAACACAATAGAATTTATAGGTTTATAGTTTTAGGACTAACGGCTTAGACCTGAGCTGCTTTTTCACTTTGTCCTAAATCAGGGTATGATTCCCTCTAGTGAACTCTTGCCCTGTCATGCCCTGCCACAGTGTCTTCTCAGGAGGTTCCACACAAGTTCCATCACCTACAGCATATCCCTTTGCAAACTGCAGCCAACACAAGCTATGCACAGTCTTCTTAAACTTACATGATATTTAATCTTAGTGAGGAAAAAGGACACCAAGAAAAAGATCTGAAGAGAAAACCTGAGTCCATTTGTGATCCCTGAGGGTTTCTCATTAGCAGACTTTGCCTCCTGAAGGCTTAGGAATCATTGCAGTCAAGGTGGTTCTGAGCACTTGTAATCCTGCTGTACAACCTCCAGGTTTGAGCCTCTTGTGGGAAAATGGTCTTCAGGCTCAGCGTGGGCTGAGTTACAGCATCCAGGTCACCAGGCGGGAAATGCAAACCCCTGGGAGCTGTCCTTCCCCCGGgtacattgcctgacagacctgTAACGTAATCCATTAAACTGGTGCAGCGGTCAGTGCTCATAATAATCTTAATACATTCAGTAAACAAGTCACAAAAAAAGGATTTAAATATTAAGTGTTAAGCAAGCACACAAAAATGAGAAATGCAAATCCATTctgtatgtttttatttcttctgttatttttctcaCCTGGTTTTTCTGAAGCCTTTGCTtccctgttttatttatttttctgttcttcattttcttaatttcttacaTTCCCTGAAAGTCACTGAATTTTAGCCTACAtgtaataaatatatattacATTTAACTTAGTCTTCGACAATCTTTCTCATTCATAAACCTAAGTTCTAGCTTTCTAGATTTAGTATCGTGGGGTGATCTGCCAAAATTTCCAAAAAAGGTTAAAAACACCGGAATAAAAACAAGACCATGAAGAGCCCCAAACAAAATAACAAGGAACATGATCTTGAAAAATGTCCTAAAAATGTAGGTTTTTGCTGCAGCCAGGACAACTACTCCTAATATAGTAGAAACTGCCCCTTGTAATACCGGGTAACCTAGCAAGGACAGAGCTTCAATTGCCCTTTTATTGGCTGAGGACTCTCCACTTGTCACAAAGGCATACGAAATATGAGCAGAAAAATCTACTGAAAACCCTATGCAAATGACCAGGTTGATCATGGATATGGCATCTAGATTGACGTTCCAAAATGTCATGAAACCAGCAACACCAACTATAACAGAAACTATGGCAAAAGTCACCCACAAGCAACATAATGGGCTGGGAATAAGCAAAAGGGAGACAATGAGCATTGCCCCAGTGGCCACAATGATATTCTGAATGGTGTTCTGCACTATGACCAGGAACTGATCGTAGTAGATGAATGCTGGGTGATACACCATTAATGGAACACTGCACTGCTTGGCTGTCTCTCTCAACTCACTGAGAAGATTCTTCTCATCAATGGCTGAGGTTACGTTCACTGTCTGGATAAAGAAACGTGAAGCTTCTATTTTATCCTGAGTCTTGTTAATGTCCCACTCAAAACTAGGAACGATTCGGAACAGCATAAGTAAGTTATTAATGAAGACAGTCTGACCGTTTATATTTATCATAGTAGCATTTGCAAGTCCTGTGTAAACTCTCAGCCATGACTCTGAGAGGTTCTTATCTACATATGAAATGTCCTCTAAATTCTGCATGCAGTTCTCAATGTCAAGACGAACAGTCTCATTCCAGTAATCCACACTTTCTGTAATGACAACCATGACCCTGGGTCCATATACTGAGAAGTATTTGTCGTGGTCATCATAGAATGGAATAACATAAGAGTCATCACTCGCCAGATTTCGAAGATCAATGCCTTCCCTGATCTGAGTACATCCATAAACACTGCCACCCAAGTATGCTCCGTACAGCAACACCACAAGTAGCTTGATCCATTTATTTGTAAAAAAAGGACCATAATACTTCTTAAAGAATATGCTCATTGGATGTTCACTTTCTGGCTGAGGTGATTCCCCAGAACACTTGCCTATACAGCAAGCATTGTACAAGCAAGACGCCTCAGCCCGATCTTTATCTCCCACAGGCATACAAGTTAGCCAGTGTCGGTTTCCTTGCTCCCTTTTATGATTTAATACAATAATTGCCCCAAAAAAGGTCATGGTATATATATAGCAGAAGACAAAAGCAGTGCCTGTGTAGAGGCAAAATGATCTCACTGATGGAAAGGCAGTCCAGATTCCAATGAAGAAAGCCAAAACATCTGTGAAAGTGGTGATGGTCACAGAAAGTGCTGCTTCGGCGTAGGTCTCAGCCAGACGAGACTTAACACTTGATTTACCTTCTTTTCTTGAGCTTTGTTCCCAGCAAGCGATCATGATGAACATGTCATCAACACCAACTCC from Patagioenas fasciata isolate bPatFas1 chromosome 2, bPatFas1.hap1, whole genome shotgun sequence harbors:
- the LOC136098304 gene encoding patched domain-containing protein 3-like, whose translation is MAEPPHPAERCSCRNTNCLERPLRRLFRGLGGAVAAWPWPFVLLPLLLSGGLGAGFLFLRQRQANDIEEQFTPTWGPAKADRDFVQRFFPTNDSERFSAARLPTEGTYAAFIAVAAGNGSVLAPAAQRDVLQLDAAMRAREYEQFCAVSNGTCAIPNLLQYDGASLENLTFPFSGGFFVGALLGGVQTDPGGRVLSARALRLLYYLREDGPAAAESRRWLEDFLREMPTQLDALGITAIQVTYFTSLSRQQEFEGNTKRVIPLFSITYLLTVTFSVISCLRLSCIRNNVWLVCCGVVSAGLAVLSSFGLMLFCGVPFVVTVAGAPFLILGVGVDDMFIMIACWEQSSRKEGKSSVKSRLAETYAEAALSVTITTFTDVLAFFIGIWTAFPSVRSFCLYTGTAFVFCYIYTMTFFGAIIVLNHKREQGNRHWLTCMPVGDKDRAEASCLYNACCIGKCSGESPQPESEHPMSIFFKKYYGPFFTNKWIKLLVVLLYGAYLGGSVYGCTQIREGIDLRNLASDDSYVIPFYDDHDKYFSVYGPRVMVVITESVDYWNETVRLDIENCMQNLEDISYVDKNLSESWLRVYTGLANATMININGQTVFINNLLMLFRIVPSFEWDINKTQDKIEASRFFIQTVNVTSAIDEKNLLSELRETAKQCSVPLMVYHPAFIYYDQFLVIVQNTIQNIIVATGAMLIVSLLLIPSPLCCLWVTFAIVSVIVGVAGFMTFWNVNLDAISMINLVICIGFSVDFSAHISYAFVTSGESSANKRAIEALSLLGYPVLQGAVSTILGVVVLAAAKTYIFRTFFKIMFLVILFGALHGLVFIPVFLTFFGNFGRSPHDTKSRKLELRFMNEKDCRRLS